A genomic stretch from Petrimonas mucosa includes:
- a CDS encoding SusC/RagA family TonB-linked outer membrane protein, whose product MKLTLFFLFFSILLSQATNTFSQETEFTLHLKSATIKEVCKEMEKSSNYRFIFEGNANRAANKKVDLSANSQNIEEILDELLSGTDLSYRVLDNQVVVYRDREKREVKGVNRSVTTQTAQQQKKQITGRVVDAQGIPVIGANILEKGTSNGTVTDMDGYFSLSVGDNVVLHISYIGYITQEVAVGNRTNINVQLEEDTQRLEEVIVLGYGLATKRKDLSASVGIVADPESLAMRPVTSTQSMLQGQIPGVTVQANGGSPTSTPNIVIRGQGSQNGDGVLWVVDGVPGAPINSLADIESIVVLKDAASAAIYGAQSGAGGVIIVTTKKGQKGVSVSYDGLMGVRTATNVVQSLNAEQQIKMRQLSSANSGVGLDAGWDVNLNPYIGVTRTNWIDEIFRSALYHRHNVVLNSGTDTFKNRVGFSASKDDGVLVGTYNKSMGINYRGDLQINKWVKITEDFRFGQSDDRGVDTDSGYSGAIISAIYMPQSADKHYYTGSGFGGVTTEDPEYIAKYGSNYASIHGDVINPLRILTADDRYNRNNSFFTTTGMEIGNIVTGLKFNSKFSFYTNSGFYKNFSHMITEVGKPNASNSLEYSTYRNQGWKTENTLTFDRTFDKHTVGALLSTTSDYYSQRGFSATGSTFADESKNLQYFNFAEAWNKPSDYMTGPDANVALISRISYSFDDRYFMTASWRRDYAGRLPDANNYGDFPAITAAWKISNEAFFNSELINLLKVRGSFGRVGNLGSVGYNYKSQTLSSAGWNNQSQQYGFESDAGYTGTFYYNGKALNPKLTWETSEQFDAGLDIDMFANRLSISFDFYNKRTYNLIQSQSSGWPASIGVSPMLVNLGEIMNRGFEAQFGWKDRIGKEWSYFLSANAAYNKNWVADIGVTTGDGSKGVWTGGGAYRQVPYIYQTKEGGPLNQFYMIKYLGIFQSDAEAQAYTKDGVMIQPNAKAGDLKFEDYNGDGKIDALDRQYVGNATPDWTYAFSGGFSWKDLTLSLMLQGVQGAQAAYMAKYSLLGDVEGNFNRSVDILDAWSPTNTDSKIPRLSRSDPNGNFTTPSTWYLEDASYLRFKNITVTYDLTRMMRKCSHFLDRGSSLSVYFSGENLFTITPYSGMDPETGGWDALKYPVSRVLSLGVKLTY is encoded by the coding sequence ATGAAGCTAACCCTATTCTTCCTGTTTTTCAGCATTCTACTCTCTCAGGCTACCAATACTTTTTCCCAGGAGACAGAATTTACACTCCATCTGAAATCAGCGACTATCAAGGAGGTGTGCAAAGAGATGGAAAAGAGTAGCAATTACAGGTTTATTTTTGAAGGCAATGCAAATCGAGCAGCCAACAAAAAGGTTGACCTGAGTGCCAACTCACAGAATATCGAGGAGATCCTGGATGAGCTTTTATCTGGCACAGACCTCTCTTACCGCGTTTTAGACAATCAGGTAGTTGTTTATCGCGACAGAGAAAAAAGAGAGGTTAAAGGGGTCAATAGAAGCGTTACCACTCAAACAGCCCAACAACAGAAAAAGCAGATTACCGGTAGAGTTGTGGATGCACAAGGTATACCGGTCATCGGTGCAAATATATTGGAGAAAGGTACCAGCAACGGTACGGTGACCGATATGGATGGCTACTTCTCGTTGAGTGTGGGCGACAACGTAGTCCTTCATATCTCCTACATTGGGTATATAACACAGGAGGTTGCTGTTGGCAACCGTACCAACATCAACGTTCAGCTGGAGGAGGACACGCAGAGGCTCGAGGAGGTAATTGTACTCGGTTACGGCCTTGCCACCAAACGAAAAGACCTTTCCGCATCGGTCGGAATCGTGGCAGATCCGGAATCATTGGCCATGCGCCCGGTAACCTCTACCCAATCGATGTTGCAGGGGCAGATTCCTGGTGTGACGGTACAGGCAAACGGAGGGTCTCCCACATCTACGCCTAACATTGTTATCCGCGGTCAGGGTTCACAGAACGGTGACGGTGTACTGTGGGTAGTTGATGGTGTACCGGGTGCCCCGATCAACTCACTGGCAGATATCGAAAGCATCGTGGTACTGAAGGATGCCGCCTCGGCAGCTATCTACGGTGCACAGTCGGGTGCCGGCGGTGTTATCATCGTTACCACCAAGAAGGGTCAGAAAGGTGTCTCCGTCAGCTATGATGGACTTATGGGCGTGCGTACTGCAACAAACGTTGTCCAGTCGCTTAACGCCGAACAGCAGATAAAGATGCGTCAGCTCTCGAGCGCCAATTCAGGGGTGGGGCTGGATGCAGGATGGGATGTCAACCTCAACCCATATATCGGGGTTACCCGTACCAACTGGATCGACGAGATCTTCAGGAGCGCACTCTATCACCGCCACAATGTGGTACTCAATTCCGGAACCGACACCTTCAAGAATCGCGTGGGCTTTTCTGCCTCCAAAGATGACGGCGTGCTGGTCGGCACCTATAACAAGTCAATGGGTATCAACTACCGTGGCGACCTTCAGATCAATAAATGGGTGAAAATCACCGAGGATTTCCGCTTCGGCCAATCTGACGACCGGGGAGTCGATACCGATTCCGGCTATTCGGGAGCCATTATCAGCGCCATCTACATGCCACAGAGTGCCGACAAGCATTACTACACCGGCAGCGGTTTCGGTGGTGTCACTACCGAAGATCCCGAATATATTGCCAAGTATGGCAGCAACTACGCCAGCATCCACGGTGATGTGATCAATCCGCTCCGTATTCTCACCGCTGACGACCGCTACAACCGGAACAACAGCTTCTTCACCACCACTGGAATGGAGATCGGCAACATCGTTACGGGCCTCAAGTTCAACAGTAAATTCTCTTTCTATACCAACAGCGGGTTCTACAAGAACTTCAGCCACATGATCACCGAGGTGGGAAAGCCGAACGCATCCAATAGTCTCGAATACAGCACATACAGAAATCAGGGCTGGAAGACGGAGAACACACTAACTTTCGACCGTACTTTCGACAAGCATACCGTGGGAGCTCTTCTCTCCACCACATCCGACTACTACTCCCAGAGAGGATTCTCCGCTACCGGATCAACATTTGCCGACGAGTCGAAAAACCTGCAGTATTTCAATTTTGCAGAAGCCTGGAACAAGCCTTCCGACTACATGACCGGTCCCGATGCGAACGTTGCCCTGATCAGCCGGATCTCCTACAGCTTTGATGACCGATACTTCATGACAGCCTCCTGGCGTCGTGACTACGCAGGTCGTCTTCCGGATGCCAACAACTATGGCGACTTTCCGGCCATTACCGCTGCATGGAAGATCTCCAACGAGGCCTTCTTCAACAGCGAGCTGATAAACCTGCTGAAAGTGCGCGGTTCGTTCGGTCGTGTCGGCAACCTGGGTTCAGTCGGGTACAATTACAAATCCCAGACCCTCAGTTCTGCCGGATGGAACAATCAGAGCCAGCAATACGGTTTTGAATCCGATGCCGGATATACTGGAACTTTCTATTACAATGGCAAGGCACTCAATCCCAAGCTTACCTGGGAGACTTCGGAACAGTTTGATGCAGGACTCGATATCGATATGTTTGCAAACCGACTCTCGATCTCTTTCGACTTCTACAACAAACGGACATACAACCTTATCCAGAGTCAATCTTCAGGATGGCCGGCGTCAATCGGGGTAAGCCCCATGCTGGTCAACCTCGGTGAGATCATGAACCGTGGTTTCGAAGCTCAATTCGGCTGGAAAGACAGGATCGGAAAAGAGTGGTCCTACTTCCTGAGTGCAAATGCCGCATACAACAAGAACTGGGTTGCCGATATCGGTGTTACCACAGGTGATGGGTCCAAAGGTGTCTGGACCGGCGGCGGAGCCTACCGCCAGGTTCCCTATATCTACCAGACCAAGGAGGGTGGACCGCTCAACCAATTCTATATGATAAAATACCTGGGTATTTTCCAAAGCGATGCCGAGGCTCAAGCCTACACAAAAGACGGCGTGATGATCCAGCCCAATGCAAAGGCAGGGGATCTCAAATTTGAAGATTACAATGGCGACGGCAAGATCGACGCATTGGACCGTCAATATGTTGGCAATGCCACGCCAGACTGGACCTATGCATTCAGCGGAGGATTCAGCTGGAAGGATCTCACCTTAAGCTTGATGTTACAGGGTGTTCAAGGTGCACAGGCCGCCTACATGGCCAAATACTCGCTCCTTGGCGATGTGGAAGGGAACTTCAACCGTTCAGTAGATATTCTCGATGCCTGGAGCCCGACCAACACCGACTCGAAGATTCCTCGCCTGAGCAGGTCTGATCCAAACGGCAACTTCACAACACCTTCAACCTGGTATCTTGAGGATGCCTCCTATTTGCGGTTCAAAAACATTACTGTAACTTATGACCTGACAAGAATGATGCGTAAATGTTCTCATTTCCTCGATCGTGGCAGCTCGTTATCGGTCTACTTCAGCGGTGAAAACCTCTTCACAATTACGCCC
- a CDS encoding IS4 family transposase, giving the protein MPIYKSNSILSEISVFFKKDDSNSALFTLTDMLKGFNMSEKVLFGSRSKCNSKYSLLQVLELLIMFPCFMIKNPYNYCRSSLSGFFGCEKDVFYRFVNNEIYDWRKILYHFTIQIWNKVRVRSDHKHQTVCLMVDDTDFPKTGRRIENIGRVYSHLRHKTILGFKSLFLGITDGKSQFVLDFAILGEKGRKNNFSMSDKELESRYTKDRDEASPVITRAKEYGESKIQLMITMIKRAIRKGIRFDYLLADSWFTCSEVIRFIRDRHIKCHYLGMIKIGKKGVTKYGFEGKELTARALINLLEARGEARRSRKLGCQYITADVRFAGTDVRLYFVKRKKESWNGIMTTNLSLEFLEAYRIYAMRWSLEVFFKETKGLLGMGKCQSRNFAAQLAATTITALQYNLLSLAKRFTSYETIGGIFRDVQHSGMELSVTERIWGIILEMVKIMTGIFSIEEEEIFDAIINKSDNLAHFINFYELKSAS; this is encoded by the coding sequence ATGCCGATATACAAAAGTAACTCCATTTTATCAGAAATCAGCGTTTTTTTCAAGAAAGATGATTCAAACAGTGCCCTTTTTACCCTGACGGATATGCTAAAAGGTTTCAACATGTCGGAGAAGGTCCTCTTCGGGAGCAGGAGCAAATGCAACAGCAAGTATTCCCTGCTGCAGGTGCTCGAGTTGCTAATTATGTTCCCCTGTTTCATGATCAAGAATCCTTACAATTATTGTCGATCATCCCTAAGCGGCTTCTTTGGCTGCGAAAAGGATGTTTTCTACCGTTTCGTAAACAACGAAATTTATGATTGGCGCAAGATACTCTACCACTTCACCATTCAAATATGGAACAAGGTTCGCGTGAGAAGTGACCACAAGCATCAAACTGTTTGCCTGATGGTGGACGATACCGACTTTCCCAAGACGGGAAGGCGTATTGAAAACATCGGCAGGGTCTATTCCCACCTGAGACACAAGACGATCCTTGGTTTCAAATCTCTCTTCCTGGGCATTACCGATGGCAAGAGCCAGTTCGTACTCGACTTCGCCATACTCGGGGAGAAAGGCAGGAAGAACAACTTCAGCATGAGCGACAAGGAGCTCGAATCGCGGTATACCAAGGATAGGGACGAAGCCTCCCCCGTTATAACGCGGGCAAAAGAGTACGGGGAGAGCAAGATCCAGTTGATGATAACCATGATAAAGCGAGCCATTAGAAAGGGCATCCGCTTTGACTACCTGCTTGCCGACAGCTGGTTCACCTGCTCGGAGGTGATTCGCTTCATACGTGACAGGCACATCAAGTGCCATTACCTGGGTATGATCAAGATTGGGAAGAAGGGAGTTACAAAATACGGTTTTGAAGGGAAGGAACTCACCGCCCGGGCACTGATCAATCTGCTTGAAGCCAGGGGTGAAGCCAGAAGGAGCCGCAAGCTTGGTTGTCAGTATATTACCGCTGACGTTCGCTTTGCAGGCACAGATGTACGTCTCTATTTTGTGAAGAGAAAAAAGGAGTCCTGGAATGGAATAATGACGACCAACCTCTCCCTGGAGTTCCTGGAAGCCTATCGGATTTATGCCATGCGTTGGTCCCTCGAGGTCTTCTTCAAGGAAACCAAGGGGTTGCTGGGTATGGGCAAGTGTCAATCCCGGAACTTCGCGGCGCAGCTTGCCGCAACCACGATCACGGCATTGCAATACAATTTGCTTTCCCTGGCTAAAAGGTTCACCAGTTATGAGACCATTGGCGGAATCTTCAGGGATGTGCAACACTCTGGCATGGAGCTCTCCGTAACGGAGAGGATATGGGGCATTATCCTTGAAATGGTGAAAATCATGACCGGGATCTTCTCCATTGAAGAGGAAGAGATCTTCGATGCAATCATTAATAAATCGGATAATCTGGCTCACTTTATCAACTTTTATGAACTAAAATCGGCAAGTTAG
- a CDS encoding FecR family protein, whose amino-acid sequence MCAKTDRLGFLRYLKDEKFIEWKLLSSDELSAYWEEYLKNNPDEAQHLALADEHFKKVRLSSYNLSPEERRARIALMEQALNKLQIKRRVLRLSYAVAVSISLLVLSVLYIKNIREEAKESVPFTNFIVGNELQSENIQLVADDQTYSFQENIDIEISDDGAVNIERAGQNWKRLIIDKKAMNRLIVPYGKRSTLSLSDGSKIWFNSGSVVEFPTLFSGDSREIRLASGEIYIEVEPYKRNSFYVRTANFHIKVYGTKFNVSAYANASPSVVLVEGSVGLLSNYGEEVNLLSNDQAIYLPDGTFNTRQVDVSHHISWKDGYLLFEETPMSEVLRQIEKNYNLSFNYEKDVSLKELTCTGTIILSENLDNVMTTIALLTSTKYIKEFKFRKLLTCRF is encoded by the coding sequence ATGTGCGCAAAAACAGACAGATTAGGATTTCTCCGTTACCTTAAAGACGAGAAATTCATCGAATGGAAATTATTATCCTCCGATGAATTGTCCGCATATTGGGAAGAATATCTGAAGAACAATCCCGATGAAGCGCAGCATTTGGCTCTGGCCGATGAGCACTTCAAAAAAGTGCGATTGTCGTCATACAACCTCTCCCCCGAGGAGAGAAGGGCCAGGATAGCGCTCATGGAACAGGCCCTCAACAAGTTACAGATCAAAAGAAGAGTCCTTCGTCTCTCCTATGCCGTTGCCGTCTCCATCTCACTCCTTGTCCTGTCGGTGCTTTACATTAAGAACATCCGGGAAGAGGCGAAAGAGAGCGTTCCATTCACCAATTTCATCGTTGGAAACGAGCTGCAGTCAGAAAACATTCAGCTGGTCGCGGACGACCAAACCTACTCGTTCCAAGAGAACATCGACATCGAGATCAGTGATGACGGGGCAGTAAACATCGAGAGAGCCGGCCAGAACTGGAAGAGATTGATCATTGACAAGAAGGCAATGAACCGGCTGATAGTCCCCTACGGAAAACGGTCCACCCTCTCTCTCTCCGACGGCAGCAAGATCTGGTTCAATTCCGGTTCCGTAGTTGAATTTCCAACTCTCTTTTCGGGTGACAGCCGTGAAATCAGACTGGCATCGGGAGAAATCTACATTGAGGTTGAGCCCTACAAAAGAAACTCATTCTATGTACGCACCGCCAATTTCCACATCAAGGTCTACGGCACTAAGTTCAACGTGTCGGCCTATGCCAATGCATCGCCATCGGTTGTTCTAGTTGAGGGAAGTGTCGGTCTGTTATCCAACTACGGGGAGGAGGTAAACCTCCTGTCCAATGATCAGGCCATCTATTTGCCTGACGGCACCTTCAATACGCGACAGGTGGATGTAAGCCATCATATCAGTTGGAAAGATGGCTATTTATTGTTCGAGGAGACCCCCATGTCGGAAGTATTGAGACAGATCGAGAAAAACTACAATCTCTCGTTCAATTACGAAAAGGATGTCTCATTGAAGGAGTTGACCTGCACCGGCACGATCATCCTTTCGGAAAATCTGGACAATGTAATGACAACCATCGCCCTGCTCACCTCAACAAAATATATTAAGGAATTCAAGTTTCGCAAGTTGCTAACTTGCCGATTTTAG
- a CDS encoding alpha/beta hydrolase family protein yields the protein MKTDSIQKLLLFAMLAGSLSMIYSCGSEGKKERANVVGTDTTMLCVGYHWTENEGREFLEKQRSSYTTAADWTKRAKQIRREILRGTGLEKFPEKCPLNPIFGDIRSYEGYQVQNVAFESLPGVFVTGSLYRPTDAGENLPGILNTHGHWANRDDYGRYRPDAQKRFAAMARMGAIVFAYDMVGYGQLAEEYGWIHKHPEALKLQLWNSIRSVDFLLSLGADPTRIAITGASGGGTQAFLLTAVDDRIAVSVPVVQVSAHFFGGCVCESGMQIHKTENFQTNNVEIAACAAPRPMLLISDGDDWTKNTPTVEFPHLQYIYGLFNRAGAVENVHLPDDLHGYDYNKRAAAYPFLAKHLGLDITKAVNPDGSLNERDITIEEIRTLYPFDEKHPFPEYGIKSNDGVTWN from the coding sequence ATGAAAACAGACTCTATTCAAAAACTTCTTCTCTTCGCCATGCTGGCCGGCTCCCTCTCGATGATATACTCGTGTGGATCAGAAGGGAAAAAAGAGCGTGCAAACGTTGTAGGAACCGACACCACCATGCTTTGTGTCGGCTACCACTGGACGGAGAATGAAGGAAGGGAGTTTCTGGAAAAACAACGCTCCTCCTATACAACTGCAGCCGACTGGACAAAACGGGCAAAACAGATCAGGAGAGAGATCCTGAGGGGTACAGGGTTGGAAAAATTTCCCGAAAAATGTCCACTCAACCCAATTTTTGGGGATATAAGGAGTTACGAAGGCTACCAGGTACAAAATGTAGCCTTTGAGAGCTTGCCCGGAGTATTTGTTACGGGCAGCCTTTATCGGCCCACCGATGCGGGAGAGAATCTTCCCGGCATACTCAATACACACGGACACTGGGCAAACCGAGATGATTACGGCAGGTACAGGCCCGATGCGCAAAAGCGGTTTGCAGCTATGGCCCGGATGGGAGCAATCGTCTTTGCATACGACATGGTTGGATATGGGCAACTGGCAGAGGAGTACGGATGGATACACAAACATCCGGAGGCGTTGAAACTGCAACTCTGGAACAGCATACGAAGTGTCGACTTTCTACTTTCCCTGGGTGCCGATCCCACTCGGATTGCCATTACCGGAGCCTCTGGCGGTGGCACCCAGGCATTCTTGCTTACCGCCGTCGACGACAGGATAGCTGTCTCTGTTCCTGTAGTTCAGGTATCTGCCCACTTTTTCGGTGGATGTGTCTGCGAAAGCGGCATGCAGATTCACAAGACCGAGAATTTTCAGACCAATAACGTTGAAATCGCCGCCTGTGCTGCGCCTCGTCCCATGTTACTGATCTCAGATGGAGACGATTGGACAAAAAACACCCCTACTGTCGAATTCCCTCACCTGCAGTATATCTACGGACTATTTAACCGGGCCGGAGCCGTTGAAAATGTCCACCTTCCCGACGATCTGCACGGTTATGATTATAACAAGCGCGCTGCAGCATATCCATTTCTTGCAAAACATCTCGGTTTGGATATCACGAAAGCGGTAAACCCGGACGGATCATTAAACGAGCGGGATATCACTATCGAGGAGATCAGAACGCTCTACCCCTTCGATGAGAAACATCCATTCCCCGAATATGGGATCAAATCGAATGATGGGGTAACCTGGAACTAG
- a CDS encoding alpha/beta hydrolase family protein, whose product MPHPARYLLFFLLFLLNHYGYSQEVSRSVFASNQGDRKWMVYQDNYRALYRVLFNEASEQLEKRSAYVSTLRTDREWIAYKEELKRKYGASLLKFRKTPLNPQITGRLEREKFIVEKIIFESHPGFYVTGCLFIPKKRQDPAPAILYCSGHSENGFRSETYQRSIINLTEKGFIVFAFDPVGQGERLQYPDETTGKSMIGGPTTEHSYAGIQTLLTGSSISDYFIWDGVRAIDFLATRKEVDMERIGITGRSGGGTQSALISAYDERILAAAPECYITTYKRLLQSIGPQDAEQNPYMAIKKGIDIPDLIHMHAPKPTLIVTTTHDFFSQQGAREVLNEAKCSYNALGAANHIRFAEDMGGHQSTKKNREAVNVFFMEFLNLPGDPTDHEVDLFSEEELRVTASGQVNSSLGSKTIFDLNREYLTAGELTADSIRERVEETVGTRFDRKVTAAVYTGKFLAGEAEVEKYFLENDRNDYALPLYVIRKQEGGGKGLVVWNHPSGKDKLLEEPLLTLLLDNGNTVVSADLPGIGELHDPQFRGDGFVQGVPFNYTFLANLVGKSIPALQAEAIDLLMQFIGSSNCHFRSTVKAVGQGTMIPSLLHYALLKGNFEKIALLDPPPKGNYFVESKFYDPLQAFHVAPGSVGWYDWQDLSSFLPIEDFTRQD is encoded by the coding sequence ATGCCCCATCCGGCAAGATATCTCCTCTTTTTCCTTCTCTTCCTCCTCAACCATTACGGGTACTCCCAGGAGGTTTCCAGGTCGGTATTCGCCTCCAATCAGGGGGATAGGAAGTGGATGGTCTATCAGGACAACTACAGGGCTTTATACAGGGTGCTGTTCAATGAGGCTTCGGAGCAACTCGAGAAACGTTCGGCATACGTCTCAACGCTTCGTACAGATAGGGAGTGGATTGCCTATAAAGAGGAGCTGAAGCGAAAGTATGGCGCGTCACTGTTGAAATTCCGAAAGACACCGTTAAATCCGCAGATTACCGGCCGGCTGGAACGGGAGAAATTTATTGTGGAGAAAATCATCTTCGAGTCGCATCCCGGGTTTTACGTGACTGGCTGTCTCTTTATCCCGAAGAAGAGACAAGATCCCGCACCGGCCATCCTCTACTGCTCCGGACATTCGGAAAACGGATTCCGGAGCGAAACCTATCAACGCTCAATCATCAACCTGACGGAGAAGGGATTTATAGTATTTGCTTTTGATCCGGTAGGCCAGGGCGAGAGGTTGCAATACCCCGACGAGACAACGGGCAAGTCGATGATTGGCGGGCCTACAACCGAGCACTCCTATGCAGGGATCCAGACATTGCTGACGGGAAGTTCAATCTCCGACTACTTCATCTGGGATGGTGTCCGGGCTATCGACTTTCTGGCTACCCGAAAAGAGGTGGATATGGAACGGATAGGCATCACCGGCCGTTCAGGCGGGGGTACGCAATCTGCACTGATCTCGGCTTATGACGAACGGATACTTGCCGCCGCACCCGAATGCTACATAACCACCTATAAAAGGCTGTTGCAATCCATAGGTCCCCAGGATGCGGAACAAAACCCCTACATGGCGATCAAGAAAGGTATCGATATCCCCGATCTGATCCACATGCATGCACCGAAGCCTACACTAATCGTCACCACCACGCACGATTTCTTCAGTCAGCAAGGTGCCAGGGAGGTCCTTAACGAGGCTAAATGCTCCTACAATGCGCTAGGTGCTGCAAACCATATCCGCTTTGCGGAAGATATGGGCGGTCATCAGTCGACAAAAAAGAACCGGGAGGCGGTCAATGTCTTCTTTATGGAATTTCTTAACCTGCCCGGAGATCCAACAGATCACGAGGTAGACCTTTTCAGCGAGGAGGAGCTTCGTGTCACCGCTTCCGGGCAGGTTAACAGTTCGCTGGGCAGCAAAACCATATTTGACCTGAACCGCGAATACCTTACTGCAGGAGAGCTGACTGCCGATTCGATCAGGGAGAGGGTGGAAGAGACAGTGGGTACCCGTTTCGACCGAAAAGTGACAGCTGCAGTCTACACTGGAAAATTTTTGGCAGGAGAAGCAGAAGTTGAAAAGTATTTTCTCGAGAACGACAGGAACGACTATGCGCTTCCTCTCTACGTAATCAGGAAGCAAGAGGGGGGAGGAAAGGGTCTGGTTGTGTGGAACCACCCTTCCGGAAAAGATAAGTTGTTGGAGGAGCCTTTGCTGACACTACTGCTGGATAACGGCAACACGGTCGTCTCTGCCGATCTGCCAGGAATAGGAGAACTGCACGATCCTCAGTTCAGGGGCGACGGTTTTGTGCAGGGTGTACCGTTTAACTATACCTTCCTGGCCAATCTGGTCGGGAAAAGCATTCCGGCACTCCAGGCCGAAGCGATTGATCTGCTGATGCAGTTTATCGGAAGCAGCAATTGCCATTTCAGATCAACAGTAAAGGCGGTAGGCCAGGGCACCATGATCCCCTCACTGCTCCATTACGCACTGTTGAAAGGGAATTTCGAGAAAATTGCCCTGCTCGACCCACCCCCTAAGGGCAACTATTTTGTAGAGTCTAAATTCTATGACCCCCTCCAGGCGTTCCATGTAGCCCCGGGCAGCGTAGGTTGGTACGACTGGCAAGACTTGTCGTCATTTTTGCCCATTGAAGATTTCACCCGTCAAGATTAA
- a CDS encoding Gfo/Idh/MocA family protein yields the protein MKYRINLLILALILTVGGFAQPAGLFQNPEPPREEGQRSVLQLAVDPIPTVRVGFIGLGNRGSGAVGRYTFIEGVEIKALCDLDADKVKRSQKTLADKGLKPADEYVGEDAWKELCRRKDIDLVYICTDWLHHTPMAVYAMQQGKHVAIEVPAATTIEECWQLVNTAEKTQRHCMMLENTCYDFFELNTLNMAQQGLFGNIVHGEGAYIHDLRSSNFQPGAYWDMWRLKFNTAHTGNPYPTHGLGPICQVMNIHRGDKMNYLVSVSSDQFGMTEYAKNKFGENSPQAKQEYKLGDMNTTIIKTEKGRTIMIQHDVTSPRPYSRLHTISGTKGFFQKYPSELIALEPNAHGFLPKAKIDSLMSRYEHPFIKEIGEFAKKVGGHGGMDFIMDYRLIYCLRNGLPLDQDVYDAAEWSCLVELSEQSVLNGGMPVKIPDFTRGDWNKLNGLKFAH from the coding sequence ATGAAATATCGGATTAATCTACTGATTTTAGCCCTGATCCTCACAGTAGGAGGATTCGCCCAACCGGCAGGACTGTTTCAAAACCCTGAACCTCCGCGTGAAGAGGGGCAACGCAGCGTACTTCAATTGGCAGTCGATCCCATCCCTACAGTACGGGTTGGATTTATCGGTCTAGGCAACCGTGGAAGCGGTGCTGTGGGTAGATACACCTTTATCGAAGGGGTGGAGATCAAAGCCCTCTGCGATCTGGATGCCGACAAGGTAAAAAGATCACAAAAGACGTTGGCCGACAAGGGTCTCAAGCCGGCAGATGAATATGTCGGCGAGGATGCATGGAAAGAGTTGTGCCGACGAAAAGATATTGATCTGGTCTATATCTGTACCGACTGGCTTCACCACACTCCCATGGCCGTATATGCCATGCAGCAGGGGAAACATGTGGCCATCGAGGTTCCTGCGGCAACCACCATCGAAGAGTGCTGGCAACTGGTGAACACGGCCGAAAAGACACAACGCCACTGCATGATGCTGGAGAACACCTGTTACGACTTCTTCGAGCTGAACACATTGAATATGGCTCAACAGGGACTCTTCGGAAATATTGTACACGGCGAGGGCGCCTACATCCACGATTTAAGGTCAAGCAACTTCCAGCCTGGCGCCTATTGGGACATGTGGAGGCTGAAGTTCAACACGGCCCATACCGGTAACCCATACCCCACCCACGGGCTCGGACCGATATGCCAGGTGATGAACATTCACCGCGGTGACAAGATGAACTACCTGGTTTCGGTCTCCTCAGATCAGTTTGGGATGACGGAGTACGCCAAGAATAAATTTGGGGAAAACTCTCCTCAGGCAAAACAGGAGTACAAACTGGGCGATATGAACACCACCATCATCAAAACCGAAAAAGGCCGGACAATAATGATCCAGCACGACGTGACAAGCCCAAGGCCTTACAGCAGGCTCCATACCATCAGTGGAACTAAAGGATTCTTCCAGAAGTATCCATCTGAATTGATCGCACTGGAACCCAATGCACACGGATTCCTCCCCAAAGCGAAGATCGACTCGCTGATGAGCCGGTATGAACATCCCTTCATCAAGGAGATCGGGGAATTTGCAAAAAAGGTAGGCGGGCACGGCGGCATGGATTTCATCATGGACTACCGGCTGATCTATTGCCTGAGGAACGGATTGCCGCTCGACCAGGATGTTTATGACGCTGCGGAATGGTCCTGTCTGGTTGAACTGAGCGAACAGTCGGTTCTAAACGGAGGCATGCCCGTTAAAATTCCCGATTTTACCCGTGGAGACTGGAACAAATTGAACGGATTGAAATTTGCCCATTGA